In the Flavobacterium pallidum genome, one interval contains:
- the porU gene encoding type IX secretion system sortase PorU produces MKKAVLTFLLCFPFAFYAQITGSFTLNWKDNVNVSTDVSNYMLPQFQLENFCFNDINKTVSLALNLPSAVPVDESSVKISDAVYENISASQLGVISKKNLPSSLNVLVSNVNARNVLSASLILSPIINENGNLKRLKSFTYYIRQDNNSNIQARDGFNGISHSVLASGDWYRFYVEKSGVYRISKSFLQSLGMKLNNIDPRKIAIYGNGGRMCPLKNAVDYPADVAENAIYFDGEADGIFDSQDYILFYAEGVDNWSDENQTSNNLYADKSYYYVTIQGGNGKRISAMPAATGPVTPITAFDDFQFHELDQTNIARLGRKWFGEDFSVNNEYSFDFKFPNIVAGSTMKVFASAAAVANTATNMQVDVNGAAIGTIPFTSIVVLDNLGDNQGLTATTAAAEDVTVKFTYNNNGVPTAKAFLDYVNIKAKRSLTGYGKQFRFQVDDAATMNGSGEFRFTNSATIAQVWDITDIYNTTAVVNDNQANFSFQADLGEIRKYIAVDKQDYYSPKKESKSKVANQDLKGTIFNNAQGQFQDIDYLIITPASLHSAAEKLANFHRSFQGMNVKVVDVESIYPEFSSGKQDIGAIRNFVKYVYNNASTAAKRVKYLNLFGDASFDLKDRISNNTNLIPIYHALYSFSLSASYISDDFFVLMDDNEGDMTSGTSRGLDIAVGRMPVKNTAEAEEMVNKVIEYHDIKSFGRWRNNFVLISDDVDKLGENSLEFGIDHLGDQIFAQKPFINVKKIHSDSYKQETSAGGNRYPKVREDFVSAFEQGALVFNYFGHGGEDNLAHERILEKTDIQNFGNRYKYPLFVTITCEFTRFDNPFRPTAGEFMFLNPAGGAIALVTTTRQITISTGQNINEAFSGNLYGFNSNSLVSIAEALRISKAGSGSNPLMVFYIGDPAITLAIPKPKIVLTKVNDQPITGVVDDFKALSAIKISGEVRDETGANILSDYNGELAVNIFDKPIERSTLGNDGTRYSNGQLIIMDFTILGETIFRGNATVTNGNFDFNFVVPRDIRVPLGNGRVSFYAKKTGQLVDQTGYDTTIKVGGINPNPVADEIAPRVKLYMNDESFVSGGITNESPILLAFLEDENGINTASGIGHDIIAILDGDESKPYVLNDYYEAVADDHSKGKLRFPFRNLEKGLHTITFTAWDVYNNPITAEIQFIVVGDETLTLKNVLNYPNPFVNYTEFWFTHNRPFEPLEVQVQVMTITGKVVWTKNQTVTTDGFLSREITWDGKDDFGDKIGKGVYVYKLTVKSTLSNKKTEKFEKLVIL; encoded by the coding sequence ATGAAAAAAGCAGTACTGACTTTTCTTTTGTGTTTTCCTTTTGCGTTTTATGCACAGATAACTGGTTCATTTACATTAAACTGGAAGGACAATGTGAATGTTTCGACTGATGTTTCAAATTATATGCTTCCTCAATTCCAGTTAGAGAATTTCTGCTTTAATGATATTAATAAAACTGTGTCATTGGCGCTAAACCTGCCTTCTGCGGTTCCGGTTGATGAAAGTTCGGTGAAAATTTCCGATGCTGTTTATGAAAATATTTCCGCTTCGCAACTCGGTGTTATATCCAAAAAAAACCTCCCGTCTTCTTTAAATGTCCTGGTAAGTAATGTAAATGCGCGTAATGTCCTGAGCGCTTCATTGATTTTATCTCCTATAATTAACGAAAATGGCAATCTGAAGCGATTGAAATCCTTCACCTATTATATACGTCAGGATAACAACAGCAATATTCAGGCCCGTGACGGTTTTAACGGCATTTCGCATTCCGTACTTGCATCGGGAGACTGGTATCGCTTTTATGTAGAGAAATCCGGGGTGTACCGTATTTCAAAATCGTTCCTGCAAAGCCTTGGAATGAAACTTAACAATATCGATCCAAGAAAAATTGCCATTTACGGAAACGGGGGCCGCATGTGCCCTTTAAAAAATGCAGTCGATTATCCTGCAGATGTTGCAGAAAATGCCATTTATTTTGATGGTGAAGCTGATGGCATTTTCGATAGCCAGGATTATATATTGTTTTATGCGGAAGGTGTCGATAACTGGAGTGATGAAAATCAGACCAGCAATAACCTTTATGCGGATAAGTCCTATTATTATGTCACGATCCAGGGCGGCAACGGGAAAAGGATTTCGGCAATGCCTGCTGCAACAGGACCAGTTACGCCAATAACGGCTTTTGATGATTTCCAGTTTCACGAACTCGACCAGACGAATATAGCGCGTTTGGGGCGCAAGTGGTTCGGAGAGGATTTCAGCGTCAATAACGAGTACAGCTTCGATTTCAAGTTTCCTAATATTGTAGCCGGTTCAACCATGAAGGTCTTTGCTTCAGCAGCAGCCGTAGCGAATACCGCTACGAATATGCAGGTCGATGTCAATGGCGCTGCCATCGGCACCATTCCATTTACCTCTATTGTTGTCCTCGATAACCTGGGAGACAACCAGGGACTTACGGCAACTACGGCTGCCGCGGAAGATGTCACGGTGAAGTTTACCTATAATAATAATGGCGTGCCTACCGCCAAAGCGTTTTTGGATTATGTGAATATTAAAGCCAAACGCAGCCTGACGGGTTATGGAAAGCAATTCCGTTTCCAGGTTGATGATGCCGCGACAATGAATGGCTCGGGCGAATTCCGGTTTACAAATTCGGCAACCATCGCGCAGGTTTGGGACATTACGGATATTTATAATACTACTGCCGTTGTAAACGATAACCAGGCCAATTTTTCTTTTCAGGCTGATTTAGGAGAAATACGTAAATATATTGCTGTTGATAAGCAGGATTATTATTCGCCAAAAAAAGAATCCAAATCCAAGGTGGCCAACCAGGATTTAAAAGGGACAATCTTTAATAATGCCCAGGGGCAGTTCCAGGATATCGATTACCTCATTATAACCCCTGCCTCACTACACAGTGCTGCCGAAAAACTGGCAAACTTCCACCGTTCATTCCAGGGGATGAATGTGAAGGTTGTGGATGTGGAAAGCATTTATCCTGAATTCTCTTCGGGGAAACAGGATATCGGCGCCATCAGGAATTTCGTCAAATATGTTTACAACAACGCCTCTACAGCCGCCAAACGGGTGAAATATCTGAATCTTTTCGGTGATGCCTCATTTGATTTAAAGGACAGGATCTCTAACAACACAAACCTTATTCCGATTTACCATGCGTTATATAGTTTCTCATTGTCAGCTTCTTATATTTCGGATGATTTCTTTGTGCTGATGGATGACAATGAAGGCGATATGACTTCAGGTACATCGAGGGGTCTTGATATCGCCGTAGGCCGCATGCCTGTTAAGAATACTGCTGAAGCCGAAGAAATGGTAAACAAGGTAATTGAATATCATGATATTAAATCTTTCGGGCGCTGGCGGAATAATTTTGTGCTGATTTCAGACGATGTGGATAAGCTGGGAGAAAACAGTCTAGAGTTCGGGATTGATCATCTAGGGGACCAGATTTTTGCGCAAAAGCCTTTTATCAATGTCAAAAAAATCCACTCGGATTCTTATAAACAGGAAACTTCTGCGGGAGGAAACCGCTACCCTAAAGTAAGGGAGGATTTCGTAAGTGCTTTTGAACAGGGCGCTTTGGTTTTTAATTATTTCGGTCACGGAGGCGAAGACAATCTGGCACATGAACGCATCCTTGAAAAAACCGACATCCAGAATTTCGGAAACCGATACAAATACCCGCTTTTCGTAACAATTACCTGCGAATTTACCCGTTTCGACAATCCATTCCGTCCGACTGCCGGAGAGTTCATGTTCCTGAATCCCGCCGGCGGAGCCATAGCTTTGGTAACTACCACCAGGCAGATCACGATCTCGACCGGGCAGAATATCAATGAGGCATTCTCGGGCAACTTATATGGGTTTAATTCCAATTCGCTGGTTTCGATAGCGGAAGCCTTAAGGATTTCGAAGGCTGGCTCCGGCAGCAATCCATTGATGGTCTTTTATATAGGCGATCCTGCCATTACGCTGGCCATTCCCAAGCCTAAAATTGTGCTGACCAAAGTGAACGACCAGCCTATTACTGGTGTTGTAGACGATTTTAAGGCATTAAGCGCCATCAAGATTTCTGGTGAAGTGCGCGATGAAACCGGCGCCAATATCCTTTCGGATTACAACGGCGAGTTAGCGGTGAATATTTTTGACAAACCCATTGAAAGGTCAACATTAGGAAATGACGGGACGCGCTACAGCAACGGACAGCTCATTATTATGGATTTTACGATTCTCGGGGAAACGATTTTCCGCGGAAACGCCACCGTGACCAATGGGAATTTCGACTTCAATTTTGTAGTGCCACGCGACATCAGGGTACCACTCGGGAATGGGCGCGTCAGCTTTTATGCCAAAAAAACCGGACAGCTTGTCGACCAGACCGGATATGATACCACGATAAAGGTAGGTGGTATAAATCCCAATCCTGTCGCAGATGAGATTGCGCCAAGGGTTAAATTATATATGAATGACGAGAGTTTCGTTTCCGGCGGCATTACCAATGAATCGCCCATTTTACTGGCATTCCTTGAAGATGAAAACGGAATCAATACGGCAAGCGGCATCGGCCATGATATCATAGCGATATTGGACGGTGACGAAAGCAAGCCTTATGTCCTGAATGATTATTATGAGGCTGTGGCAGATGACCATTCCAAAGGAAAACTGCGCTTCCCGTTCCGTAATCTTGAAAAAGGCCTGCATACGATCACCTTCACTGCCTGGGACGTTTATAACAACCCGATTACCGCTGAGATACAATTTATTGTTGTTGGGGATGAAACCCTTACGTTGAAAAATGTGTTGAATTATCCAAATCCCTTTGTAAATTACACCGAGTTCTGGTTTACCCACAACCGCCCGTTCGAACCACTTGAGGTTCAGGTGCAGGTCATGACCATTACCGGAAAGGTGGTCTGGACCAAAAACCAGACCGTGACCACCGATGGGTTCCTGTCCAGGGAAATCACGTGGGACGGTAAGGACGACTTCGGTGATAAAATAGGAAAAGGCGTGTATGTCTATAAACTGACAGTGAAATCGACGCTGAGCAACAAGAAAACCGAAAAGTTTGAAAAACTTGTAATCCTATAA
- the porV gene encoding type IX secretion system outer membrane channel protein PorV, translating to MRKVSLLLICIFAAQYTKAQDGNRVITTGVPFLLVAADARSAGMADQGVATSPDAYSQQYNPAKYAFSIEKQGFSVSYTPYLTDLVNDISLGQVTYFNRFGDEGRQAFAGSLRYFGLGDIELRDSFDATPVIVSPNEFALDGSYALQLSEKFSMSVAGRYIRSSLRIPDGTTDASAASSFAVDVAGYYQSEEQAYSDFNGRWRAGFNLQNMGPKISYDSDEVSTNFLPANMRLGAGFDFIFDDYNKVGVGVEFAKLLVPTPQDPKDIDGDGTISQEERNINNDEYRSTGWVEGMFKSFGDAPGGFSEELKEFTYSVGAEYLYQDSFAMRLGYFNESPEKGARKFFSLGAGFKYNVVKVDVSYLFSASKVKNPLENTLRFSLTFNFGDNYDQY from the coding sequence ATGAGAAAAGTTTCGTTATTGCTGATTTGTATTTTTGCTGCTCAGTATACTAAAGCCCAGGACGGTAACAGGGTCATTACAACCGGAGTGCCGTTCCTTTTAGTTGCAGCCGATGCCAGGTCAGCAGGTATGGCAGATCAGGGAGTAGCTACTTCACCCGATGCCTATTCCCAGCAATACAATCCTGCCAAATACGCCTTTTCTATAGAGAAACAGGGTTTTTCGGTTAGCTATACGCCTTATCTTACGGACCTTGTAAACGACATTTCATTAGGTCAGGTTACGTATTTTAACCGTTTTGGTGATGAAGGACGTCAGGCATTTGCAGGGAGCCTCCGCTATTTTGGTCTGGGAGATATTGAATTGAGGGATAGTTTTGATGCCACACCCGTAATTGTCTCGCCAAATGAATTTGCCCTTGACGGTTCTTACGCGCTGCAATTGAGTGAGAAATTCTCGATGTCCGTTGCCGGAAGATACATCCGTTCTTCGCTAAGGATTCCTGATGGTACGACAGATGCTTCGGCGGCCAGTTCGTTTGCAGTAGATGTTGCAGGTTATTATCAGTCGGAAGAACAGGCTTACAGTGACTTTAACGGAAGATGGCGCGCAGGTTTCAATTTACAGAATATGGGACCGAAAATCAGTTATGATTCCGATGAAGTCAGCACGAATTTCCTGCCTGCCAATATGAGGCTTGGTGCCGGATTTGATTTCATTTTTGACGATTATAATAAAGTTGGGGTAGGAGTGGAATTTGCCAAACTATTGGTACCAACGCCACAGGACCCGAAAGATATTGACGGTGACGGAACCATCAGCCAGGAAGAAAGGAATATAAACAATGATGAATACCGCTCCACAGGATGGGTTGAAGGCATGTTCAAATCTTTCGGTGATGCACCTGGTGGTTTCAGTGAAGAACTTAAGGAATTCACTTATTCGGTTGGTGCGGAATACCTTTACCAGGACTCTTTTGCCATGCGTCTGGGTTATTTCAATGAAAGCCCGGAAAAAGGTGCCAGGAAGTTCTTCTCGCTTGGAGCCGGTTTCAAGTACAATGTGGTGAAAGTGGATGTATCGTATTTATTCTCTGCATCAAAAGTGAAAAACCCGCTGGAGAACACCTTACGATTTTCCCTGACGTTTAATTTCGGAGACAATTATGATCAATATTAA
- the cdd gene encoding cytidine deaminase — protein sequence MKQIDFTTSFTVFENASELPPDMQSLMQKAVEIRKKAYAPYSQFRVGAALWLDNGQIVLGSNQENAAYPSGLCAERVAVFQAGAVYPEAKILKMAISAASDNNPTTAPIPPCGACRQSIAEYEFKQDSPIEIYFMGETGAVYQSDSLKNLLPFMFDKNFL from the coding sequence ATGAAACAAATCGACTTTACAACAAGTTTTACCGTTTTTGAAAACGCTTCAGAACTGCCGCCTGACATGCAGTCATTAATGCAAAAAGCCGTTGAAATCAGGAAGAAGGCTTACGCTCCGTATTCGCAATTCCGTGTGGGTGCCGCGCTTTGGCTCGATAATGGGCAGATTGTCCTCGGTTCCAATCAGGAAAATGCCGCTTATCCTTCAGGGCTTTGTGCTGAAAGGGTTGCGGTATTCCAGGCCGGTGCGGTGTATCCTGAAGCCAAAATCCTGAAAATGGCGATTTCAGCAGCATCGGACAACAATCCGACAACTGCCCCCATTCCTCCGTGTGGTGCCTGCCGCCAGTCGATTGCAGAGTACGAATTCAAGCAGGATTCCCCAATTGAAATCTACTTTATGGGAGAAACCGGAGCAGTATATCAATCGGATTCGCTTAAAAATTTACTGCCGTTTATGTTCGATAAGAACTTCCTTTAA
- the pdhA gene encoding pyruvate dehydrogenase (acetyl-transferring) E1 component subunit alpha, translated as MKEVTKDVYLKWYEDMQFWRKFEDKLAALYIQQKVRGFLHLYNGQEAVLAGALHAMDLSKDKMITAYRNHVQPIGMGVDPRKVMAELLGKVTGTSKGMGGSMHIFSKEHGFYGGHGIVGAQIPVGAGIAFADKYFGRDGVTLTYFGDGAARQGSLHEAFNMAMLWKLPVVFIVENNGYAMGTSVERTANHTDIWKLGLGYEMPCGPVDGMNPVKVAEAMHEAIDRARRGDGPTFLELKTYRYRGHSMSDAQLYRSKEEVEEYKKIDPITQVLDVIKENNYATEAEIEAIDERVKNLVEECATFAEESEFPQPQQLYDVVYEQENYPFLPHKL; from the coding sequence ATGAAAGAAGTTACAAAAGACGTTTATCTCAAATGGTATGAGGACATGCAGTTCTGGAGGAAATTCGAAGACAAGCTTGCAGCCCTTTATATCCAACAAAAAGTAAGAGGGTTTCTTCACTTATACAACGGACAGGAAGCTGTTTTGGCCGGTGCCCTGCACGCCATGGATCTGTCCAAAGACAAGATGATTACGGCATACAGGAACCACGTTCAACCCATTGGTATGGGCGTTGATCCAAGAAAAGTCATGGCGGAATTGCTTGGAAAAGTCACCGGGACTTCCAAAGGAATGGGCGGTTCGATGCACATTTTCTCTAAAGAACATGGTTTTTACGGCGGACACGGTATCGTTGGGGCACAGATTCCCGTAGGTGCCGGTATCGCTTTCGCAGATAAATATTTCGGTCGTGATGGTGTGACTTTAACTTATTTTGGTGATGGTGCCGCGCGCCAGGGATCTTTACACGAAGCGTTCAACATGGCGATGCTGTGGAAACTCCCGGTCGTTTTTATTGTTGAAAATAATGGTTATGCGATGGGCACTTCCGTAGAAAGGACTGCCAACCACACCGATATCTGGAAACTCGGCCTTGGCTACGAAATGCCTTGCGGACCGGTTGACGGGATGAATCCTGTAAAAGTCGCCGAAGCGATGCATGAAGCGATTGACCGCGCCCGCCGTGGTGACGGACCGACTTTCCTTGAATTGAAAACATACCGCTACAGAGGACATTCGATGTCTGATGCACAATTGTACAGAAGTAAGGAAGAAGTTGAAGAATACAAAAAAATTGATCCGATTACACAGGTTTTAGATGTGATCAAAGAAAATAATTATGCTACCGAGGCTGAAATTGAAGCCATCGATGAGCGTGTGAAAAATTTGGTGGAAGAATGTGCCACTTTTGCTGAGGAATCTGAATTTCCGCAACCGCAACAATTATATGATGTGGTTTACGAACAGGAAAACTATCCTTTTTTACCTCATAAATTATAA
- a CDS encoding pyruvate dehydrogenase complex dihydrolipoamide acetyltransferase, translating to MATVITMPRLSDTMTEGTVATWLKKVGDKINEGDILAEIETDKATMEFESFNSGTLLHIGIQEGESAAVDSLLAIIGKEGEDISDLLNGKAAPNEEAPKTDAPKTEEKSAEPAQAETKREAPKATPSELPKGVVVVTMPRLSDTMTDGTVATWLKKVGDKVAEGDILAEIETDKATMEFESFNAGTLLFIGVNEGESAPVDSVLAIIGPEGTDITGIAENYKKGGAAQVEATASSSADASDREQAKQSNEKKSEETKETVETVSDGKRIFISPLAKKIAEEKGINISQIKGTGENGRIIKSDVEHFTPSAAPASTPETAKTESAATPVRPFVPAGETSSEEIKNSQMRKVIAKRLAESAFTAPHFYLTIEVSMDEAMKSRGIINNIPDTKVSFNDMVIKACAMALRKHPKVNSQWKEEATIINHHINIGVAVAVEDGLLVPVLKFADQMSLSQIGASVKDLAGKAKNKKIQPAEMEGSTFTVSNLGMFGITEFTSIINQPNSAILSVGAIIEKPVVRSGQIVVGNTMKVTLACDHRTVDGATGAQFLQTLRQYLENPVTMLA from the coding sequence ATGGCAACAGTAATCACAATGCCGCGTTTGAGCGACACGATGACGGAAGGAACAGTAGCTACATGGCTTAAGAAAGTGGGTGACAAAATCAATGAAGGCGATATCCTTGCTGAAATTGAAACCGACAAAGCCACTATGGAATTCGAATCATTCAATTCAGGAACTTTACTCCATATAGGAATCCAGGAAGGAGAATCGGCCGCGGTGGATTCGCTCCTGGCCATTATAGGAAAAGAAGGTGAGGATATTTCTGATCTGTTAAACGGAAAAGCTGCTCCTAATGAAGAAGCACCAAAAACTGACGCTCCAAAAACAGAAGAAAAATCAGCTGAACCTGCACAGGCTGAAACCAAGCGGGAGGCTCCAAAAGCTACTCCATCCGAATTGCCAAAAGGTGTTGTCGTTGTAACAATGCCGCGTTTGAGCGATACCATGACCGACGGAACTGTAGCAACCTGGCTTAAAAAAGTTGGCGATAAAGTAGCCGAAGGCGATATCCTTGCTGAAATTGAAACGGATAAAGCCACCATGGAATTTGAATCTTTCAACGCCGGTACATTATTGTTTATCGGTGTGAATGAAGGAGAATCTGCACCGGTAGACAGTGTGCTAGCCATTATCGGGCCGGAAGGAACTGACATTACCGGTATTGCCGAAAATTATAAAAAAGGTGGTGCTGCGCAGGTTGAAGCCACAGCATCGTCATCTGCGGACGCGAGTGATAGGGAACAGGCGAAGCAATCGAATGAAAAAAAATCTGAAGAAACCAAAGAAACAGTTGAAACGGTATCAGACGGCAAAAGGATTTTCATTTCTCCATTAGCCAAAAAAATAGCCGAAGAAAAAGGCATCAACATTTCCCAGATTAAAGGAACCGGTGAAAACGGGCGTATCATCAAAAGCGATGTGGAGCACTTTACGCCATCAGCGGCACCGGCTTCCACTCCTGAGACGGCTAAGACTGAATCTGCAGCAACACCGGTAAGGCCATTTGTTCCTGCCGGAGAAACTTCTTCAGAGGAAATTAAGAATTCACAGATGCGTAAGGTAATTGCCAAGCGCCTGGCTGAATCGGCATTTACAGCGCCACATTTCTATCTGACCATCGAGGTTTCTATGGACGAAGCAATGAAATCCCGCGGTATTATCAACAATATCCCCGATACGAAGGTGTCATTCAACGATATGGTGATCAAAGCCTGTGCCATGGCTCTGAGGAAACATCCGAAAGTGAATTCGCAGTGGAAAGAAGAAGCGACCATCATCAACCACCATATCAATATTGGCGTGGCTGTAGCAGTAGAAGATGGACTTTTGGTTCCGGTTTTGAAATTCGCCGACCAGATGAGCCTGTCTCAGATTGGCGCGAGCGTGAAGGATCTGGCCGGAAAAGCCAAAAACAAAAAAATACAGCCAGCTGAAATGGAAGGCAGTACTTTTACGGTTTCCAATCTTGGGATGTTTGGAATCACCGAGTTTACTTCTATCATTAACCAACCAAATTCTGCCATACTTTCTGTTGGCGCCATCATCGAGAAGCCGGTAGTGAGAAGCGGGCAGATTGTTGTCGGCAATACGATGAAGGTAACGCTTGCCTGCGATCACAGGACTGTCGACGGTGCTACCGGAGCGCAATTCCTGCAAACGTTGAGGCAATATCTTGAAAATCCCGTGACGATGCTGGCTTAA
- a CDS encoding LytR/AlgR family response regulator transcription factor, translating into MKTIIIEDETQAISALLSEIYRHCPQLEIAGTAGTVEEGIALIKNASPELVFLDIQLADGLGFSILEASKAHAFKVIFTTAFSQYAIKAIKFSALDYLLKPINGDELKSAVAKAIALKNENSDFRIESFIRNQNLLNPNKKIVLQTSQGIFLHELQSILRCNADGNYTSIYFTNGKKLLIAKPLKEFEDMLCAFGFERIHHSHIINLNHLVSYLNKDGGYVVLTDQTTLPVSSRKKVQLLKILDNFNNL; encoded by the coding sequence ATGAAAACAATTATTATTGAAGACGAAACCCAGGCCATTTCAGCATTGCTTTCGGAAATTTACCGCCACTGCCCACAATTGGAAATAGCGGGAACTGCGGGTACCGTTGAAGAAGGGATTGCGCTTATAAAAAACGCTTCCCCTGAACTGGTGTTCCTTGACATCCAACTCGCAGATGGATTGGGATTCAGCATTTTGGAAGCCTCTAAGGCTCATGCTTTTAAAGTCATTTTCACGACCGCTTTCAGTCAATATGCGATTAAGGCGATAAAATTCAGTGCGCTGGATTATTTACTTAAACCGATTAATGGAGATGAATTGAAGTCGGCCGTCGCCAAAGCCATTGCCCTGAAAAATGAAAATAGTGATTTCCGGATTGAAAGTTTCATCAGGAACCAAAACCTGCTGAACCCCAATAAGAAAATTGTGCTGCAAACTTCGCAGGGGATTTTCCTGCATGAACTGCAAAGCATTTTACGCTGCAATGCCGACGGGAATTACACTTCGATTTATTTTACAAACGGCAAAAAACTACTGATTGCGAAACCTTTGAAGGAATTCGAGGACATGCTCTGTGCGTTTGGTTTTGAAAGAATACACCATTCGCACATCATCAACCTGAATCATTTGGTAAGTTACCTCAATAAGGATGGTGGTTATGTGGTGCTGACGGATCAAACCACTTTACCGGTTTCTTCAAGGAAGAAAGTACAGCTCTTGAAAATACTGGACAATTTCAATAATCTCTAA